Proteins co-encoded in one Rhopalosiphum maidis isolate BTI-1 chromosome 2, ASM367621v3, whole genome shotgun sequence genomic window:
- the LOC113552942 gene encoding STAM-binding protein: MSHNLTGEDNNEDILPPEKRIQTLLLLSSKIELNTNIAARKYYRSGREMISMADVYTKENNLEQAYILYMRFMTLFLETINEHPDYKNVPIEERNLNYRALREVLPIAENIKTKLLEQYSTEYELYQERKALQEFKEKRDKKLLSLEKNDTPSIQNVTQKHLNTISNNTTVPELNTYLNNPTSFELRPSDHSDDNLINFNELDDNTLPSNIPTHSNSKIQFNQHKPIVDRSTKPMLYKNTTSPYNLRQIIVPGNLTKRFLEQAKQNTFNNLETCGILAGKLSSNCLIVTHLMIPKQSGTSDSCTTMNEEDIFEFQDKQDLITLGWIHTHPTQTSFMSSVDLHTHYSYQLMMPEAIAIVCAPKYNESNFFFLTPYHGLQVIADCKFVSGFHTHNTDGDIYAIAEHYVLDDNLLVNVVDFR; encoded by the exons atgagTCATAATCTAACTGGTGAAGATAATAATGAAGACATACTACCGCCAGAAAAAAGAATTCAAACATTGTTGTTGTTGAGTTCTAAAATTGAGTTAAACACGAATATAGCAGCTAGAAA ATATTACCGATCAGGGCGAGAGATGATTAGTATGGCTGATGTATATacaaaagaaaacaatttggAACAAGCATATATTCTTTACATGAGATTTATGAC attatttttggAAACTATTAATGAACATCCagattacaaaaatgtacCAATTGAAGAacgcaatttaaattatcggGCTCTCCGCGAAGTCCTCCCAATagcagaaaatataaaaactaaattattagaacAATATAGTACTGAATATGAATTGTATCAAGAacgaaaa gcaTTACaagaatttaaagaaaaacgtgataaaaaattattaagtttagaaAAGAATGATACGCCATCTATTCAAAATGTCactcaaaaacatttaaatacaatttcaaataataccaCAGTACCTGAgctaaatacttatttaaataatcctaCATCATTTGAATTAag accaTCAGATCATTCAGATgacaatttaatcaattttaatgaattggaTGATAATACTCTACCATcaaatatacctacacattcaaattcaaaaatacaattcaatca acataaaCCTATTGTTGATAGAAGTACCAAACCAATGTTGTACAAGAACACTACAAGTCCGTACAATCTTCGCCAAATAATAGTTCCAGGCAATTTAACTAAAAGATTCCTTGAACAAGCAAAACAGAatacattcaataatttagaaaCTTGTGGCATATTAGCAGGaaaattg agttCTAACTGTTTAATTGTCACTCATTTAATGATTCCAAAACAAAGTGGTACATCAGATTCATGTACTACAATGAATGAAGaagacatttttgaatttcaagaCAAGCAAGACCTTATTACTTTAGGATGGATACAT ACTCATCCAACACAAACTTCTTTTATGTCAAGTGTAGATTTACATACACATTATTCATATCAGTTAATGATGCCAGAAGCTATTGCAATTGTCTGTGCACCTAAATATaatga ATCAAATTTCTTCTTCTTGACGCCTTATCATGGATTACAAGTTATAGCCGATTGCAAATTTGTCAGTGGTTTCCATACACATAACACAGATGGTGATATTTATGcc attgccGAACATTATGTATTGGATGACAACTTGCTGGTCAATGTGGttgattttagataa